From one Gracilinanus agilis isolate LMUSP501 chromosome 5, AgileGrace, whole genome shotgun sequence genomic stretch:
- the CALCOCO1 gene encoding calcium-binding and coiled-coil domain-containing protein 1 isoform X3: MEESLLSRTPPRGGVTFLNVARTYIPNTKVECHYTLPPGTVANASDWIGIFKTEASSVRDYHTFVWCVVPEGATEGSAVHSSVQFQASYLPKPGAQFYQFRYVNRQGRVCGQSSSFQFREPRPMDELVMLEEPESGSDILLVVPKATVLQNQLEESQQERNDLMRLKLQLEGEVSELKSRVQELEATLRVTKEEQAKLMEQYKGLSRAHGELKEERDVLSRQQGDHVARILELEDDIHTISDKVLEKEVELDRVKDTVKALTREQEQLLGQLKEEQEDKEQSQAELQASRRECCRLSTELQKAKSHQGQQASQLQRLQDEVTRIQALLDEAQRRIAELEPLKEQLRGTQELAVSSQQKAALLGEELASAASTRDRTVAELHRSRLEVANTNNRLVELSLHWREDKSSWSKERAGLLQSMEAEKDKILKLSAEVLRLEKAVQEERIQSQGLKADLAREKDSSLVQLSESKRELTELRAALRVFQKEKQQLQEEKQELLEYMRKLEARLEKVADEKWSEDAATEDEEATPGLSCPAAILTDSEDESPEDMRLPSYGPCEHGGPGSDPSGPRDASARVVISQPCPIAPHLTGPPDDSSSDSEAEDEKAVLMAAVQNGGEEASLLLPELGSTFYDVASGFVGGPLSEAGPGGPAAPAWKECPICKEQFPENDKDALEEHVDGHFFFSTQDPFTFE, translated from the exons ATGGAGGAGTCATTGCTAAGCCGCACTCCACCCAGGGGTGGGGTCACTTTTCTGAATGTGGCCAGGACCTATATTCCCAACACCAAGGTGGAATGTCACTACACCCTCCCCCCAGGCACTGTGGCCAATGCCAGTGACTGGATTGGCATCTTCAAG ACAGAGGCCTCCTCAGTCCGAGACTATCACACCTTTGTCTGGTGTGTGGTGCCTGAAGGAGCAACGGAGGGCTCCGCTGTCCACTCCAGTGTCCAGTTCCAAG CCAGCTACCTGCCCAAGCCAGGTGCCCAGTTCTACCAGTTCCGCTACGTCAACCGCCAAGGCCGAGTGTGTGGCCAGAGCTCCTCTTTCCAGTTCCGGGAACCCAGGCCCATGGATGAGCTGGTGATGCTGGAGGAACCCGAGAGTGGTTCTGACATCCTGCTCGTCGTCCCCAAGGCGACCGTGCTGCAG AACCAGCTAGAAGAAAGCCAGCAGGAACGGAACGACCTGATGAGGCTGAAGCTGCAGCTGGAGGGGGAGGTTAGCGAGCTCAAGAGCAGGGTCCAGGAGCTGGAGGCCACCCTCCGGGTCACCAAGGAGGAGCAGGCCAAGCTGATGGAGCAGTACAAG GGACTATCTCGTGCTCACGGGGAGCTTAAAGAAGAGCGGGATGTCCTGAGCAGACAACAAGGAGACCATGTTGCCCGGATCCTCGAGCTGGAGGACGACATCCATACCATCAGTGACAAGGTGCTGGAGAAGGAGGTGGAGCTGGACAG GGTCAAGGACACTGTGAAGGCCTTGACTCGAGAGCAGGAGCAGCTTCTGGGGCAGCTGAAAGAAGAGCAAGAGGACAAGGAGCAGAGCCAG GCCGAGCTACAGGCCTCACGACGGGAATGCTGTCGCCTGAGTACGGAGCTCCAGAAAGCCAAAAGCCACCAGGGCCAGCAGGCCTCCCAGCTCCAGAGACTGCAGGACGAGGTGACCCGGATCCAGGCTTTACTGGACGAGGCTCAGCGGCGGATC GCTGAGCTGGAACCTCTGAAAGAGCAGCTTCGGGGGACCCAGGAGCTCGCCGTCTCGAGCCAGCAGAAGGCCGCCCTGCTTGGGGAGGAGCTGGCCAGCGCAGCCAGCACCAGAGACCGGACTGTGGCCGAGCTCCACCGGAGTCGGCTCGAGGTGGCCAACACCAACAACAGGCTGGTGGAGCTCAGTCTGCACTGGAGGGAGGACAAGAGCTCGTGGAGCAAGGAGCGTGCGGGGCTCCTGCAGAGCATGGAG GCAGAGAAGGACAAGATCCTGAAGCTGAGCGCCGAGGTCCTGAGGCTGGAGAAGGCGGTGCAGGAGGAGAGGATCCAGAGCCAGGGGCTCAAGGCTGACCTGGCTCGGGAGAAGGACTCCAGTCTG GTGCAGCTGTCAGAGAGCAAGAGGGAGCTGACAGAGCTCCGGGCAGCCCTCCGAGTGTTCCAGAAGGAAAAGCAGCAGCTGCAGGAGGAGAAGCAG GAACTGCTGGAGTACATGAGGAAGCTGGAGGCCCGCCTGGAGAAAGTGGCCGATGAGAAGTGGAGCGAAGACGCTGCCACTGAGGATGAAGAGGCCACCCCCGGTCTGA GCTGTCCTGCGGCCATCCTGACAGACTCAGAGGACGAGTCCCCGGAAGACATGAGGCTTCCCTCCTATGGCCCCTGTGAGCATGGGGGCCCCGGCTCCGACCCCTCTGGACCCCGGGATGCCTCTGCCCGTGTGGTCATCAGCCAGCCGTGCCCCATCGCTCCTCATCTGACGGGGCCCCCCGATGACAGCAGCTCAGACTCG GAGGCCGAGGATGAGAAGGCGGTGCTGATGGCGGCCGTGCAGAATGGAGGGGAGGAGGCCAGCCTGCTGCTTCCTGAACTGGGCAGCACCTTCTATGATGTGGCCAG TGGCTTTGTTGGGGGCCCCCTCTCCGAGGCTGGCCCAGGGGGCCCTGCCGCCCCCGCCTGGAAGGAGTGTCCCATCTGTAAGGAACAGTTTCCCGAGAACGACAAGGACGCCCTGGAGGAGCACGTGGATGGACACTTCTTCTTCAGCACCCAGGACCCTTTCACGTTCGAGTga
- the CALCOCO1 gene encoding calcium-binding and coiled-coil domain-containing protein 1 isoform X2, which yields MEESLLSRTPPRGGVTFLNVARTYIPNTKVECHYTLPPGTVANASDWIGIFKTEASSVRDYHTFVWCVVPEGATEGSAVHSSVQFQASYLPKPGAQFYQFRYVNRQGRVCGQSSSFQFREPRPMDELVMLEEPESGSDILLVVPKATVLQNQLEESQQERNDLMRLKLQLEGEVSELKSRVQELEATLRVTKEEQAKLMEQYKGLSRAHGELKEERDVLSRQQGDHVARILELEDDIHTISDKVLEKEVELDRVKDTVKALTREQEQLLGQLKEEQEDKEQSQAELQASRRECCRLSTELQKAKSHQGQQASQLQRLQDEVTRIQALLDEAQRRIAELEPLKEQLRGTQELAVSSQQKAALLGEELASAASTRDRTVAELHRSRLEVANTNNRLVELSLHWREDKSSWSKERAGLLQSMEAEKDKILKLSAEVLRLEKAVQEERIQSQGLKADLAREKDSSLVQLSESKRELTELRAALRVFQKEKQQLQEEKQELLEYMRKLEARLEKVADEKWSEDAATEDEEATPGCPAAILTDSEDESPEDMRLPSYGPCEHGGPGSDPSGPRDASARVVISQPCPIAPHLTGPPDDSSSDSEAEDEKAVLMAAVQNGGEEASLLLPELGSTFYDVASGFVGGPLSEAGPGGPAAPAWKECPICKEQFPENDKDALEEHVDGHFFFSTQDPFTFE from the exons ATGGAGGAGTCATTGCTAAGCCGCACTCCACCCAGGGGTGGGGTCACTTTTCTGAATGTGGCCAGGACCTATATTCCCAACACCAAGGTGGAATGTCACTACACCCTCCCCCCAGGCACTGTGGCCAATGCCAGTGACTGGATTGGCATCTTCAAG ACAGAGGCCTCCTCAGTCCGAGACTATCACACCTTTGTCTGGTGTGTGGTGCCTGAAGGAGCAACGGAGGGCTCCGCTGTCCACTCCAGTGTCCAGTTCCAAG CCAGCTACCTGCCCAAGCCAGGTGCCCAGTTCTACCAGTTCCGCTACGTCAACCGCCAAGGCCGAGTGTGTGGCCAGAGCTCCTCTTTCCAGTTCCGGGAACCCAGGCCCATGGATGAGCTGGTGATGCTGGAGGAACCCGAGAGTGGTTCTGACATCCTGCTCGTCGTCCCCAAGGCGACCGTGCTGCAG AACCAGCTAGAAGAAAGCCAGCAGGAACGGAACGACCTGATGAGGCTGAAGCTGCAGCTGGAGGGGGAGGTTAGCGAGCTCAAGAGCAGGGTCCAGGAGCTGGAGGCCACCCTCCGGGTCACCAAGGAGGAGCAGGCCAAGCTGATGGAGCAGTACAAG GGACTATCTCGTGCTCACGGGGAGCTTAAAGAAGAGCGGGATGTCCTGAGCAGACAACAAGGAGACCATGTTGCCCGGATCCTCGAGCTGGAGGACGACATCCATACCATCAGTGACAAGGTGCTGGAGAAGGAGGTGGAGCTGGACAG GGTCAAGGACACTGTGAAGGCCTTGACTCGAGAGCAGGAGCAGCTTCTGGGGCAGCTGAAAGAAGAGCAAGAGGACAAGGAGCAGAGCCAG GCCGAGCTACAGGCCTCACGACGGGAATGCTGTCGCCTGAGTACGGAGCTCCAGAAAGCCAAAAGCCACCAGGGCCAGCAGGCCTCCCAGCTCCAGAGACTGCAGGACGAGGTGACCCGGATCCAGGCTTTACTGGACGAGGCTCAGCGGCGGATC GCTGAGCTGGAACCTCTGAAAGAGCAGCTTCGGGGGACCCAGGAGCTCGCCGTCTCGAGCCAGCAGAAGGCCGCCCTGCTTGGGGAGGAGCTGGCCAGCGCAGCCAGCACCAGAGACCGGACTGTGGCCGAGCTCCACCGGAGTCGGCTCGAGGTGGCCAACACCAACAACAGGCTGGTGGAGCTCAGTCTGCACTGGAGGGAGGACAAGAGCTCGTGGAGCAAGGAGCGTGCGGGGCTCCTGCAGAGCATGGAG GCAGAGAAGGACAAGATCCTGAAGCTGAGCGCCGAGGTCCTGAGGCTGGAGAAGGCGGTGCAGGAGGAGAGGATCCAGAGCCAGGGGCTCAAGGCTGACCTGGCTCGGGAGAAGGACTCCAGTCTG GTGCAGCTGTCAGAGAGCAAGAGGGAGCTGACAGAGCTCCGGGCAGCCCTCCGAGTGTTCCAGAAGGAAAAGCAGCAGCTGCAGGAGGAGAAGCAG GAACTGCTGGAGTACATGAGGAAGCTGGAGGCCCGCCTGGAGAAAGTGGCCGATGAGAAGTGGAGCGAAGACGCTGCCACTGAGGATGAAGAGGCCACCCCCG GCTGTCCTGCGGCCATCCTGACAGACTCAGAGGACGAGTCCCCGGAAGACATGAGGCTTCCCTCCTATGGCCCCTGTGAGCATGGGGGCCCCGGCTCCGACCCCTCTGGACCCCGGGATGCCTCTGCCCGTGTGGTCATCAGCCAGCCGTGCCCCATCGCTCCTCATCTGACGGGGCCCCCCGATGACAGCAGCTCAGACTCG GAGGCCGAGGATGAGAAGGCGGTGCTGATGGCGGCCGTGCAGAATGGAGGGGAGGAGGCCAGCCTGCTGCTTCCTGAACTGGGCAGCACCTTCTATGATGTGGCCAG TGGCTTTGTTGGGGGCCCCCTCTCCGAGGCTGGCCCAGGGGGCCCTGCCGCCCCCGCCTGGAAGGAGTGTCCCATCTGTAAGGAACAGTTTCCCGAGAACGACAAGGACGCCCTGGAGGAGCACGTGGATGGACACTTCTTCTTCAGCACCCAGGACCCTTTCACGTTCGAGTga
- the CALCOCO1 gene encoding calcium-binding and coiled-coil domain-containing protein 1 isoform X4, producing the protein MEESLLSRTPPRGGVTFLNVARTYIPNTKVECHYTLPPGTVANASDWIGIFKTEASSVRDYHTFVWCVVPEGATEGSAVHSSVQFQASYLPKPGAQFYQFRYVNRQGRVCGQSSSFQFREPRPMDELVMLEEPESGSDILLVVPKATVLQNQLEESQQERNDLMRLKLQLEGEVSELKSRVQELEATLRVTKEEQAKLMEQYKGLSRAHGELKEERDVLSRQQGDHVARILELEDDIHTISDKVLEKEVELDRVKDTVKALTREQEQLLGQLKEEQEDKEQSQAELQASRRECCRLSTELQKAKSHQGQQASQLQRLQDEVTRIQALLDEAQRRIAELEPLKEQLRGTQELAVSSQQKAALLGEELASAASTRDRTVAELHRSRLEVANTNNRLVELSLHWREDKSSWSKERAGLLQSMEAEKDKILKLSAEVLRLEKAVQEERIQSQGLKADLAREKDSSLVQLSESKRELTELRAALRVFQKEKQQLQEEKQELLEYMRKLEARLEKVADEKWSEDAATEDEEATPGCPAAILTDSEDESPEDMRLPSYGPCEHGGPGSDPSGPRDASARVVISQPCPIAPHLTGPPDDSSSDSEAEDEKAVLMAAVQNGGEEASLLLPELGSTFYDVASTIFRGAQTALHPLSPALPPPLAGRIREEGLGQPD; encoded by the exons ATGGAGGAGTCATTGCTAAGCCGCACTCCACCCAGGGGTGGGGTCACTTTTCTGAATGTGGCCAGGACCTATATTCCCAACACCAAGGTGGAATGTCACTACACCCTCCCCCCAGGCACTGTGGCCAATGCCAGTGACTGGATTGGCATCTTCAAG ACAGAGGCCTCCTCAGTCCGAGACTATCACACCTTTGTCTGGTGTGTGGTGCCTGAAGGAGCAACGGAGGGCTCCGCTGTCCACTCCAGTGTCCAGTTCCAAG CCAGCTACCTGCCCAAGCCAGGTGCCCAGTTCTACCAGTTCCGCTACGTCAACCGCCAAGGCCGAGTGTGTGGCCAGAGCTCCTCTTTCCAGTTCCGGGAACCCAGGCCCATGGATGAGCTGGTGATGCTGGAGGAACCCGAGAGTGGTTCTGACATCCTGCTCGTCGTCCCCAAGGCGACCGTGCTGCAG AACCAGCTAGAAGAAAGCCAGCAGGAACGGAACGACCTGATGAGGCTGAAGCTGCAGCTGGAGGGGGAGGTTAGCGAGCTCAAGAGCAGGGTCCAGGAGCTGGAGGCCACCCTCCGGGTCACCAAGGAGGAGCAGGCCAAGCTGATGGAGCAGTACAAG GGACTATCTCGTGCTCACGGGGAGCTTAAAGAAGAGCGGGATGTCCTGAGCAGACAACAAGGAGACCATGTTGCCCGGATCCTCGAGCTGGAGGACGACATCCATACCATCAGTGACAAGGTGCTGGAGAAGGAGGTGGAGCTGGACAG GGTCAAGGACACTGTGAAGGCCTTGACTCGAGAGCAGGAGCAGCTTCTGGGGCAGCTGAAAGAAGAGCAAGAGGACAAGGAGCAGAGCCAG GCCGAGCTACAGGCCTCACGACGGGAATGCTGTCGCCTGAGTACGGAGCTCCAGAAAGCCAAAAGCCACCAGGGCCAGCAGGCCTCCCAGCTCCAGAGACTGCAGGACGAGGTGACCCGGATCCAGGCTTTACTGGACGAGGCTCAGCGGCGGATC GCTGAGCTGGAACCTCTGAAAGAGCAGCTTCGGGGGACCCAGGAGCTCGCCGTCTCGAGCCAGCAGAAGGCCGCCCTGCTTGGGGAGGAGCTGGCCAGCGCAGCCAGCACCAGAGACCGGACTGTGGCCGAGCTCCACCGGAGTCGGCTCGAGGTGGCCAACACCAACAACAGGCTGGTGGAGCTCAGTCTGCACTGGAGGGAGGACAAGAGCTCGTGGAGCAAGGAGCGTGCGGGGCTCCTGCAGAGCATGGAG GCAGAGAAGGACAAGATCCTGAAGCTGAGCGCCGAGGTCCTGAGGCTGGAGAAGGCGGTGCAGGAGGAGAGGATCCAGAGCCAGGGGCTCAAGGCTGACCTGGCTCGGGAGAAGGACTCCAGTCTG GTGCAGCTGTCAGAGAGCAAGAGGGAGCTGACAGAGCTCCGGGCAGCCCTCCGAGTGTTCCAGAAGGAAAAGCAGCAGCTGCAGGAGGAGAAGCAG GAACTGCTGGAGTACATGAGGAAGCTGGAGGCCCGCCTGGAGAAAGTGGCCGATGAGAAGTGGAGCGAAGACGCTGCCACTGAGGATGAAGAGGCCACCCCCG GCTGTCCTGCGGCCATCCTGACAGACTCAGAGGACGAGTCCCCGGAAGACATGAGGCTTCCCTCCTATGGCCCCTGTGAGCATGGGGGCCCCGGCTCCGACCCCTCTGGACCCCGGGATGCCTCTGCCCGTGTGGTCATCAGCCAGCCGTGCCCCATCGCTCCTCATCTGACGGGGCCCCCCGATGACAGCAGCTCAGACTCG GAGGCCGAGGATGAGAAGGCGGTGCTGATGGCGGCCGTGCAGAATGGAGGGGAGGAGGCCAGCCTGCTGCTTCCTGAACTGGGCAGCACCTTCTATGATGTGGCCAG CACCATCTTCCGCGGAGCCCAAACCGCCCTGCACCCCCTCtctcctgccctccccccccccctcgcCGGCAG GATCCGGGAGGAAGGGCTGGGCCAACCAGACTAA
- the CALCOCO1 gene encoding calcium-binding and coiled-coil domain-containing protein 1 isoform X5, which yields MEESLLSRTPPRGGVTFLNVARTYIPNTKVECHYTLPPGTVANASDWIGIFKTEASSVRDYHTFVWCVVPEGATEGSAVHSSVQFQASYLPKPGAQFYQFRYVNRQGRVCGQSSSFQFREPRPMDELVMLEEPESGSDILLVVPKATVLQNQLEESQQERNDLMRLKLQLEGEVSELKSRVQELEATLRVTKEEQAKLMEQYKGLSRAHGELKEERDVLSRQQGDHVARILELEDDIHTISDKVLEKEVELDRVKDTVKALTREQEQLLGQLKEEQEDKEQSQAELQASRRECCRLSTELQKAKSHQGQQASQLQRLQDEVTRIQALLDEAQRRIAELEPLKEQLRGTQELAVSSQQKAALLGEELASAASTRDRTVAELHRSRLEVANTNNRLVELSLHWREDKSSWSKERAGLLQSMEAEKDKILKLSAEVLRLEKAVQEERIQSQGLKADLAREKDSSLVQLSESKRELTELRAALRVFQKEKQQLQEEKQELLEYMRKLEARLEKVADEKWSEDAATEDEEATPGCPAAILTDSEDESPEDMRLPSYGPCEHGGPGSDPSGPRDASARVVISQPCPIAPHLTGPPDDSSSDSEAEDEKAVLMAAVQNGGEEASLLLPELGSTFYDVARIREEGLGQPD from the exons ATGGAGGAGTCATTGCTAAGCCGCACTCCACCCAGGGGTGGGGTCACTTTTCTGAATGTGGCCAGGACCTATATTCCCAACACCAAGGTGGAATGTCACTACACCCTCCCCCCAGGCACTGTGGCCAATGCCAGTGACTGGATTGGCATCTTCAAG ACAGAGGCCTCCTCAGTCCGAGACTATCACACCTTTGTCTGGTGTGTGGTGCCTGAAGGAGCAACGGAGGGCTCCGCTGTCCACTCCAGTGTCCAGTTCCAAG CCAGCTACCTGCCCAAGCCAGGTGCCCAGTTCTACCAGTTCCGCTACGTCAACCGCCAAGGCCGAGTGTGTGGCCAGAGCTCCTCTTTCCAGTTCCGGGAACCCAGGCCCATGGATGAGCTGGTGATGCTGGAGGAACCCGAGAGTGGTTCTGACATCCTGCTCGTCGTCCCCAAGGCGACCGTGCTGCAG AACCAGCTAGAAGAAAGCCAGCAGGAACGGAACGACCTGATGAGGCTGAAGCTGCAGCTGGAGGGGGAGGTTAGCGAGCTCAAGAGCAGGGTCCAGGAGCTGGAGGCCACCCTCCGGGTCACCAAGGAGGAGCAGGCCAAGCTGATGGAGCAGTACAAG GGACTATCTCGTGCTCACGGGGAGCTTAAAGAAGAGCGGGATGTCCTGAGCAGACAACAAGGAGACCATGTTGCCCGGATCCTCGAGCTGGAGGACGACATCCATACCATCAGTGACAAGGTGCTGGAGAAGGAGGTGGAGCTGGACAG GGTCAAGGACACTGTGAAGGCCTTGACTCGAGAGCAGGAGCAGCTTCTGGGGCAGCTGAAAGAAGAGCAAGAGGACAAGGAGCAGAGCCAG GCCGAGCTACAGGCCTCACGACGGGAATGCTGTCGCCTGAGTACGGAGCTCCAGAAAGCCAAAAGCCACCAGGGCCAGCAGGCCTCCCAGCTCCAGAGACTGCAGGACGAGGTGACCCGGATCCAGGCTTTACTGGACGAGGCTCAGCGGCGGATC GCTGAGCTGGAACCTCTGAAAGAGCAGCTTCGGGGGACCCAGGAGCTCGCCGTCTCGAGCCAGCAGAAGGCCGCCCTGCTTGGGGAGGAGCTGGCCAGCGCAGCCAGCACCAGAGACCGGACTGTGGCCGAGCTCCACCGGAGTCGGCTCGAGGTGGCCAACACCAACAACAGGCTGGTGGAGCTCAGTCTGCACTGGAGGGAGGACAAGAGCTCGTGGAGCAAGGAGCGTGCGGGGCTCCTGCAGAGCATGGAG GCAGAGAAGGACAAGATCCTGAAGCTGAGCGCCGAGGTCCTGAGGCTGGAGAAGGCGGTGCAGGAGGAGAGGATCCAGAGCCAGGGGCTCAAGGCTGACCTGGCTCGGGAGAAGGACTCCAGTCTG GTGCAGCTGTCAGAGAGCAAGAGGGAGCTGACAGAGCTCCGGGCAGCCCTCCGAGTGTTCCAGAAGGAAAAGCAGCAGCTGCAGGAGGAGAAGCAG GAACTGCTGGAGTACATGAGGAAGCTGGAGGCCCGCCTGGAGAAAGTGGCCGATGAGAAGTGGAGCGAAGACGCTGCCACTGAGGATGAAGAGGCCACCCCCG GCTGTCCTGCGGCCATCCTGACAGACTCAGAGGACGAGTCCCCGGAAGACATGAGGCTTCCCTCCTATGGCCCCTGTGAGCATGGGGGCCCCGGCTCCGACCCCTCTGGACCCCGGGATGCCTCTGCCCGTGTGGTCATCAGCCAGCCGTGCCCCATCGCTCCTCATCTGACGGGGCCCCCCGATGACAGCAGCTCAGACTCG GAGGCCGAGGATGAGAAGGCGGTGCTGATGGCGGCCGTGCAGAATGGAGGGGAGGAGGCCAGCCTGCTGCTTCCTGAACTGGGCAGCACCTTCTATGATGTGGCCAG GATCCGGGAGGAAGGGCTGGGCCAACCAGACTAA
- the CALCOCO1 gene encoding calcium-binding and coiled-coil domain-containing protein 1 isoform X1, whose amino-acid sequence MEESLLSRTPPRGGVTFLNVARTYIPNTKVECHYTLPPGTVANASDWIGIFKTEASSVRDYHTFVWCVVPEGATEGSAVHSSVQFQASYLPKPGAQFYQFRYVNRQGRVCGQSSSFQFREPRPMDELVMLEEPESGSDILLVVPKATVLQNQLEESQQERNDLMRLKLQLEGEVSELKSRVQELEATLRVTKEEQAKLMEQYKGLSRAHGELKEERDVLSRQQGDHVARILELEDDIHTISDKVLEKEVELDRVKDTVKALTREQEQLLGQLKEEQEDKEQSQAELQASRRECCRLSTELQKAKSHQGQQASQLQRLQDEVTRIQALLDEAQRRIAELEPLKEQLRGTQELAVSSQQKAALLGEELASAASTRDRTVAELHRSRLEVANTNNRLVELSLHWREDKSSWSKERAGLLQSMEAEKDKILKLSAEVLRLEKAVQEERIQSQGLKADLAREKDSSLVQLSESKRELTELRAALRVFQKEKQQLQEEKQELLEYMRKLEARLEKVADEKWSEDAATEDEEATPGCPAAILTDSEDESPEDMRLPSYGPCEHGGPGSDPSGPRDASARVVISQPCPIAPHLTGPPDDSSSDSEAEDEKAVLMAAVQNGGEEASLLLPELGSTFYDVASTIFRGAQTALHPLSPALPPPLAGSGFVGGPLSEAGPGGPAAPAWKECPICKEQFPENDKDALEEHVDGHFFFSTQDPFTFE is encoded by the exons ATGGAGGAGTCATTGCTAAGCCGCACTCCACCCAGGGGTGGGGTCACTTTTCTGAATGTGGCCAGGACCTATATTCCCAACACCAAGGTGGAATGTCACTACACCCTCCCCCCAGGCACTGTGGCCAATGCCAGTGACTGGATTGGCATCTTCAAG ACAGAGGCCTCCTCAGTCCGAGACTATCACACCTTTGTCTGGTGTGTGGTGCCTGAAGGAGCAACGGAGGGCTCCGCTGTCCACTCCAGTGTCCAGTTCCAAG CCAGCTACCTGCCCAAGCCAGGTGCCCAGTTCTACCAGTTCCGCTACGTCAACCGCCAAGGCCGAGTGTGTGGCCAGAGCTCCTCTTTCCAGTTCCGGGAACCCAGGCCCATGGATGAGCTGGTGATGCTGGAGGAACCCGAGAGTGGTTCTGACATCCTGCTCGTCGTCCCCAAGGCGACCGTGCTGCAG AACCAGCTAGAAGAAAGCCAGCAGGAACGGAACGACCTGATGAGGCTGAAGCTGCAGCTGGAGGGGGAGGTTAGCGAGCTCAAGAGCAGGGTCCAGGAGCTGGAGGCCACCCTCCGGGTCACCAAGGAGGAGCAGGCCAAGCTGATGGAGCAGTACAAG GGACTATCTCGTGCTCACGGGGAGCTTAAAGAAGAGCGGGATGTCCTGAGCAGACAACAAGGAGACCATGTTGCCCGGATCCTCGAGCTGGAGGACGACATCCATACCATCAGTGACAAGGTGCTGGAGAAGGAGGTGGAGCTGGACAG GGTCAAGGACACTGTGAAGGCCTTGACTCGAGAGCAGGAGCAGCTTCTGGGGCAGCTGAAAGAAGAGCAAGAGGACAAGGAGCAGAGCCAG GCCGAGCTACAGGCCTCACGACGGGAATGCTGTCGCCTGAGTACGGAGCTCCAGAAAGCCAAAAGCCACCAGGGCCAGCAGGCCTCCCAGCTCCAGAGACTGCAGGACGAGGTGACCCGGATCCAGGCTTTACTGGACGAGGCTCAGCGGCGGATC GCTGAGCTGGAACCTCTGAAAGAGCAGCTTCGGGGGACCCAGGAGCTCGCCGTCTCGAGCCAGCAGAAGGCCGCCCTGCTTGGGGAGGAGCTGGCCAGCGCAGCCAGCACCAGAGACCGGACTGTGGCCGAGCTCCACCGGAGTCGGCTCGAGGTGGCCAACACCAACAACAGGCTGGTGGAGCTCAGTCTGCACTGGAGGGAGGACAAGAGCTCGTGGAGCAAGGAGCGTGCGGGGCTCCTGCAGAGCATGGAG GCAGAGAAGGACAAGATCCTGAAGCTGAGCGCCGAGGTCCTGAGGCTGGAGAAGGCGGTGCAGGAGGAGAGGATCCAGAGCCAGGGGCTCAAGGCTGACCTGGCTCGGGAGAAGGACTCCAGTCTG GTGCAGCTGTCAGAGAGCAAGAGGGAGCTGACAGAGCTCCGGGCAGCCCTCCGAGTGTTCCAGAAGGAAAAGCAGCAGCTGCAGGAGGAGAAGCAG GAACTGCTGGAGTACATGAGGAAGCTGGAGGCCCGCCTGGAGAAAGTGGCCGATGAGAAGTGGAGCGAAGACGCTGCCACTGAGGATGAAGAGGCCACCCCCG GCTGTCCTGCGGCCATCCTGACAGACTCAGAGGACGAGTCCCCGGAAGACATGAGGCTTCCCTCCTATGGCCCCTGTGAGCATGGGGGCCCCGGCTCCGACCCCTCTGGACCCCGGGATGCCTCTGCCCGTGTGGTCATCAGCCAGCCGTGCCCCATCGCTCCTCATCTGACGGGGCCCCCCGATGACAGCAGCTCAGACTCG GAGGCCGAGGATGAGAAGGCGGTGCTGATGGCGGCCGTGCAGAATGGAGGGGAGGAGGCCAGCCTGCTGCTTCCTGAACTGGGCAGCACCTTCTATGATGTGGCCAG CACCATCTTCCGCGGAGCCCAAACCGCCCTGCACCCCCTCtctcctgccctccccccccccctcgcCGGCAG TGGCTTTGTTGGGGGCCCCCTCTCCGAGGCTGGCCCAGGGGGCCCTGCCGCCCCCGCCTGGAAGGAGTGTCCCATCTGTAAGGAACAGTTTCCCGAGAACGACAAGGACGCCCTGGAGGAGCACGTGGATGGACACTTCTTCTTCAGCACCCAGGACCCTTTCACGTTCGAGTga